A window of the Dictyostelium discoideum AX4 chromosome 4 chromosome, whole genome shotgun sequence genome harbors these coding sequences:
- the pfdn3 gene encoding prefoldin alpha-like domain containing protein, whose amino-acid sequence MATITNADPYKILFEQDIKTATNIPMVTFISNVEEFVKDKDVENVFKQLQEAYQKYKFFESKLSNNISMLTQRSKQLQESLDIVDHVENKSNESFSVQYELSEGVYSSAQVNEPKSIYLWLGANVMLEYSFEEAREVLRKNKDTVDRQLSESIQDLGFVKDQITTTDVNVSRVYNYDIIQKRKLKLSGKTEEEEK is encoded by the exons ATGGCCACAATTACAAATGCAGACccatataaaatattatttgaacaaGATATAAAAACAGCAACCAATATTCCAATGGTTACATTCATTTCAAATGTTGAAGAATTtgttaaagataaagatgttgaaaatgttttcaaacaattacaagaagcatatcaaaaatataaattttttgaatcaaaactttcaaataatatttcaatgtTAACTCAAAGatcaaaacaattacaagAATCTTTAGATATTGTCGATCatgttgaaaataaatct aaTGAATCATTTTCAGTACAATATGAACTTTCAGAAGGTGTTTACTCTTCAGCACAAGTAAATgaaccaaaatcaatttatttatggTTAGGTGCAAATGTAATGTTGGAATATTCATTTGAAGAAGCAAGAGAGGTATTAAGAAAGAATAAAGATACAGTCGATCGTCAACTTAGTGAGAGCATTCAAGATTTAGGTTTTGTAAAGGATCAAATCACTACAACTGATGTTAACGTTTCACGTGTTTACAATTATGATATcattcaaaaaagaaaattaaaactatcaGGTAAAACTGAAGAAgaggaaaaataa
- a CDS encoding phosphatidylinositol 4-kinase — translation MTTIDNIIEQPITYKPNKRWDSDEVIIKKNQIPHNGADKADENENNENITNNNNNNNTTTTTTATTNNEENEENEEGTVIVSKLSKKQNNNINNNNNNNINNNNNNNNNNNNNNNNNINNNNNSNCNNSNNNSTFVTFTTGSSSCGGSSNYSKTFSNQFKESSSIDLCMMWLQKSIEKNTLQEHICERILKLPDKDFQFYLPQIVHVCVVYNHEPIVLMLLEKCRASFIIAAQSFFLIESIVKDNHPKTYNNAKYLWKRCELASIGQDSLYDNSNGSNNNNNNNNNNNNNDISSANDLNNKRYTTTTLPSFDLRRKEKDPDQLSDSSTLIIDDWIEQQQPKQRQQQLEESLLDDVVEDFVKISIPEYNGFQQQHQQQPLQQEQQEQASPTLSPSISNNNFSYSTFINNPPKNQTDKPILASTSTNSYTFFFDLLQVEIEDSQQTPVITGASNDETEIQPPKIPSSLFGGPSSPVSPSSPSSLSPSTSTSSSTSSYKQTNNNNNNNNNNNNNNNNNNNNNNNNNNNNNNNNNNNYNNNNNNNNNNNNNNSNNNNNNNKLNEEVTTTTTTTTTTTTTTTTTTTTTTTILNNSIILPSKKRFNYRQFYSEIHFINILSRIGGFLLTIPMVTDRSKQRDMRNVTLRVILKQLNDQMFSDDNKIFLPVYPPFLVLSIVSEEAVCLNSRDRIPFLIVLEVKKSRDSLLYQDPNYQKDTDEKLFEEEEEEECEDDDDDDDYDQDDESSSSHHHQEIEVEIEEELPLSPELQQELQQPQQIQEDKLIILNNNNNNNNNNNNNNNNKDESCNFKKIIEQEQEEEEDKLINSSNLNLFSSSLSSGGSSNNIITKKTKRFIKNVITITKNTSKRKRKPRDLSSPIYTIFGELWKQKENRIYKTSMMSHHDGWGLISFIVKSGDDLRQEQFAMQLITQFHRIFKQCRLPLWLRPYLVIATGHDSGLIETVPDTISLDNLKKKDTAFTTLLDYYIRCYGDVNSKSFAKAQACFIESLAGYSLVCYFLQIKDRHNGNILIDTRGHLIHIDYGFIFSTSPGSMNFEKAPFKLTKEFIDLMGGVESDRFEYFTKLLVAGFVEIKKHYEEFKMMIELLLPHTNLSFIVKAGESSLDSFKDRFKSNLTTVEQCEQFVLALINQSLNNWTTASYDSYQYYTNGINI, via the exons atgactACCATTGATAATATCATCGAACAACCAATTACAtataaaccaaataaaagATGGGATAGTGATGAGGtcattataaaaaagaatcaaatacCCCATAATGGTGCTGATAAAGCTGATGAAAATGAGAATAATGAAAAcattaccaacaacaacaacaacaacaacaccaccactactactactgccACTACTAAcaatgaagaaaatgaagaaaatgaagagGGAACAGTTATAGTTAgcaaattatcaaaaaaacaaaataataatattaataacaataacaacaataatattaataataataataataataataataataataataataataataataataatattaataataataataatagtaattgcaataatagtaacaataatagtacaTTTGTTACATTTACAACAGGATCAAGTAGTTGTGGAGGGAGTAGTAATTATAGTAAAACATTTAGTAACCAATTTAAAGAGTCATCGTCAATCGATCTTTGTATGATGTGGTTACAAAAaagtattgaaaaaaatacattACAAGAACATATTTGTGAAAGAATCTTAAAATTACCTGATaaagattttcaattttatttacctCAGATTGt acATGTATGTGTTGTATATAATCATGAACCAATAGTATTGATGTTATTGGAGAAATGTAGAGCATCATTTATTATAGCGGcacaatcattttttttaatagaatcAATTGTAAAGGATAATCATCCAAAAACATATAATAATGCGAAATATTTATGGAAAAGGTGTGAACTAGCATCAATTGGTCAAGATTCTTTatatgataatagtaatgggagtaataataataataataataataacaataataataataatgatatatcATCtgcaaatgatttaaataataaaaggtATACAACTACGACATTAccatcatttgatttaagaAGAAAGGAAAAAGATCCTGATCAATTATCTGATAGTTCAACATTAATCATTGATGATTGgattgaacaacaacaaccaaaacaaagacaacaacaactagaAGAATCTTTATTAGATGATGTAGTTGAAGACTTTGTAAAGATTTCAATACCTGAATATAACGgttttcaacaacaacatcaacaacaaccactgCAACaggaacaacaagaacaagcatcaccaacattatcaccatcaattagtaataataattttagttatagtacatttattaataatccaCCAAAGAATCAAACtgataaaccaattttaGCATCAACATCTACAAATTCATATACTTTCTTTTTCGATTTATTACAAGTTGAAATTGAGGATTCACAACAAACACCTGTAATTACAGGTGCATCAAACGATGAAACAGAGATTCAACCACCAAAAATaccatcttcattatttggtggtccatcatcaccagtttcaccttcatcaccatcatcattatcaccttcaacttcaacttcTTCTTCTACTTCTTCATATAAACAAactaacaataataataataataataataataataataataataataataataataataataataataataataataataataataataataataataataataataactataataataataataataataataataataataataataataatagtaataataataataataataataaattaaatgaagaagtaacaacaacaactacaacaacaacgacaactacaacaacaactacaacaacaactacaacaacaacaacaatattaaataatagtattattttaCCAAGTAAAAAGAGATTTAATTATAGACAATTTTATTCAGAGattcattttataaatatattatcaaGAATTGGTGGATTTTTATTAACCATTCCAATGGTAACTGATAGATCGAAACAAAGGGATATGAGAAATGTAACATTAAGAGTTATATTGAAACAATTGAATGATCAAATGTTTtctgatgataataaaatattcttACCAGTTTATCCACCATTTTTAGTATTATCAATTGTATCAGAGGAGGCAGTTTGTTTAAATTCAAGAGATAGaattccatttttaattgtattggAAGTTAAAAAAAGTAGAGATTCATTACTTTATCAAGAtccaaattatcaaaaagatactgatgaaaaattatttgaagaggaagaagaagaagaatgtgaagatgatgatgatgatgatgattatgatcAAGATGATgagtcatcatcatcacatcatcatcaagaGATTGAAGTTGAAATTGAAGAGGAACTACCATTATCACCCGAATTACAACAAGaattacaacaaccacaacaaattcaagaagataaattaattattttaaataataataataataataataataataataataataataataataataaagatgaaagttgtaattttaaaaaaataattgaacaagaacaagaagaagaagaagacaaattaattaattcatcaaatttaaatttattttcatcatcattatcatcaggaggttcatcaaataatattataacaAAGAAAACTAAAAGATTTATAAAGAATGTTATTACAATAACAAAGAATACATCAAAGAGAAAGAGGAAACCAAGAGATTTGTCAAGTCCAATTTATACTATATTTGGAGAGTTATGGAAACAAAAAGAGAATAGAATTTATAAGACATCGATGATGTCACATCATGATGGTTGGGGTTTAATTTCTTTCATTGTAAAGAGTGGTGATGATTTAAGACAGGAACAATTTGCAATGCAATTGATTACTCAATTTCATAGGATTTTCAAACAGTGTAGACTTCCACTTTGGTTGAGACCTTATTTGGTGATTGCAACAGGTCATGACTCTGGTTTAATTGAAACCGTTCCCGATACAATCTCATTGGATAATCTAAAGAAAAAAGATACAGCGTTCACAACTTTATTGGATTATTATATTCGTTGTTATGGTGATgttaattcaaaatcatttgcAAAGGCTCAAGCATGTTTCATAGAATCGTTGGCTGGTTATTCATTGGTTTGTTACTTTCTTCAAATTAAGGATAGACATAATGGCAACATTCTAATTGACACACGTGGTCATTTAATTCATATAGATTACggtttcattttttcaacAAGTCCAGGTTCAATGAATTTTGAAAAGGCTCCATTCAAATTAACTAAAGAATTTATCGATTTAATGGGTGGTGTAGAGAGTGATCGTTTCGAATACTTTACAAAACTATTGGTTGCTGGTTTCgtggaaattaaaaaacattatGAGGAGTTTAAAATGatgattgaattattattacctcATACAAATCTTTCTTTTATTGTAAAAGCTGGTGAATCCTCATTAGACTCTTTCAAAGATAGATTCAAATCAAATCTAACAACTGTTGAACAATGTGAACAATTCGTTTTGGctttaattaatcaatctttaaataattggaCAACTGCTTCTTATGACTCTTATCAATATTATACAAAtggtattaatatttaa